From Arcticibacter tournemirensis, one genomic window encodes:
- a CDS encoding RagB/SusD family nutrient uptake outer membrane protein has translation MKTKLLILIAFVLTAATSCDLDVEPSNAITTENLISTSDGLTNALNGSYALFKDHIQFNGTTDNNNMYLRQFFQLSDFASDDIVCGQITEDPLFNSFTQDHTPTQANTRYYWYVSYKIISGVNTVIEAAEKIENPSASIQQLLGECYFLRAFCHFNLVRLFARPYSQSPEAPGIILRTSLSDPAKKPRSSVAEVYASVIADAEKAASLMNQPRGVQYASREAAWALLSRVNLYKEDNAKAIEYATNVINSNRFQLTTASTYPSLFANATTSSETIFCIAFTTAEDYGKFGSIASMVYSDGNSGWGEEFASQSLRSLMEQHPEDVRWSYIVPLKDDNGAVQKKNGIEVYYIKKFSGQGGSPNLSSPVMFRLSEMYLNRAEAEAKLAQAAKALEDVDMIRKNRGLQGSLYNGQVPSGSTLLDVVLNERRIELAFEGHRMYDVYRNKKDLQRAYWGYHLPGLKETDVDLSKAPSGYSNITVSWNSPRVVYYIPIDEVLTNTEVQQNP, from the coding sequence ATGAAAACGAAATTATTAATTCTGATAGCTTTTGTGCTAACGGCCGCGACAAGTTGCGACTTAGATGTAGAACCAAGTAACGCCATTACAACAGAGAATCTTATTAGTACCTCAGATGGGCTAACCAATGCACTGAATGGATCTTACGCGCTGTTTAAGGACCATATTCAGTTTAACGGAACAACGGATAATAACAATATGTATCTCCGGCAGTTCTTTCAGCTTTCTGATTTTGCGAGTGACGATATCGTGTGCGGACAAATAACAGAAGACCCTTTGTTCAATAGTTTTACACAGGACCATACCCCTACGCAGGCTAATACCCGGTACTATTGGTATGTATCCTACAAGATCATCAGCGGTGTGAATACAGTGATTGAGGCTGCGGAGAAGATAGAAAACCCCAGTGCATCCATACAGCAGCTCTTAGGAGAATGCTATTTCCTCCGTGCATTCTGCCACTTCAATCTTGTACGTTTGTTTGCCAGGCCCTACAGCCAGAGTCCTGAGGCTCCGGGAATCATATTGCGGACATCGCTTTCCGATCCTGCAAAAAAACCAAGGTCGTCGGTAGCGGAAGTATATGCGTCCGTTATAGCAGACGCAGAAAAAGCGGCCTCACTGATGAACCAGCCCAGGGGCGTGCAATATGCATCCAGAGAGGCGGCCTGGGCCTTGCTATCAAGGGTGAATTTGTATAAAGAGGATAATGCAAAGGCTATAGAATACGCCACTAATGTAATTAATTCGAACCGGTTTCAACTGACAACGGCCTCTACGTATCCTTCTTTGTTTGCCAATGCCACCACTTCATCCGAAACGATCTTTTGCATTGCTTTTACAACGGCAGAAGACTATGGTAAGTTCGGTTCTATTGCTTCTATGGTCTATTCGGATGGGAACTCGGGATGGGGAGAGGAGTTTGCTTCCCAGTCGTTAAGGAGCCTAATGGAGCAGCATCCTGAAGATGTGCGATGGAGCTATATTGTGCCTTTGAAAGATGATAACGGGGCGGTTCAGAAAAAGAACGGCATAGAGGTTTACTACATCAAAAAGTTTTCAGGACAGGGTGGAAGCCCTAATCTGAGTTCGCCTGTGATGTTCCGTCTTTCGGAAATGTACCTGAACCGTGCGGAAGCAGAGGCCAAGCTGGCGCAGGCCGCCAAAGCTTTGGAAGATGTGGATATGATCCGCAAGAACCGGGGACTTCAGGGTTCATTGTATAATGGGCAGGTTCCATCGGGTTCGACCCTTCTGGATGTAGTATTGAATGAGCGCCGCATTGAGCTCGCTTTTGAAGGTCACCGGATGTATGATGTTTACAGGAATAAAAAAGATCTGCAAAGGGCATACTGGGGATATCATCTGCCCGGCCTGAAGGAAACCGATGTGGATCTATCAAAGGCGCCTTCCGGTTATTCCAATATTACGGTAAGCTGGAATAGTCCCAGGGTGGTCTATTACATTCCTATTGATGAGGTGCTTACGAATACTGAGGTTCAGCAGAATCCATAA
- a CDS encoding SusC/RagA family TonB-linked outer membrane protein — MKLSIILTVLTCFQIQAAVFSQQVSLAVRKAPLEKVIKEIRKQSGYAFFYDSEYLKKANPVSIDVKKVSVEQALEKAFSGQPFTWEIVDKIIIIKPAVVKEKPVNSTAPAQVRGRITDEKGEPLPGATVKVKGVNQAVAADVNGIFTLRNVNDNAVLVVSYTGFLTVEVPLNGRIELMIALKEDLQDLSEVVVVGYSNRRRSELTSAVSTVSSEELHDVTSNNVGSMLQGKVAGLQVINSSGAPGAAPEIRLRGVSSVNATQKPLTVVDGIIGGNYDPNDVENITVLKDAGATAMYGSQANAGVIIITTKSAKSDKTHFEAKITTGYRTADFGKMDMMSGSELYEHQKEFYRDYIVGATDNSYKLDIVKFYSERPLELRSQNYNWVDESFKPAPMYNFYFSARGKTEKNDYYAGASYYKEEGTFMNTGFQRLNLRANSTYHFSKKLNVTNNVNLSGSIGKSYDYMDVYYSFLNMPWDNPYDTNGNSVYVDGNSAFKWWSRDKVNPVHTVNNSDHSTKGFDLNYDFAANYTINKWLIFSSSNRFAAGFNKGVNYVSPLAAGTYHNTGYLDELNTINYGLISNNLLKFNFELGDHSINGLAGVAFENSKTELSGASGRGLPEGLKVLDVISSNQLVNGSNNRAIIQSFISQLNYSYKNKYMFTGSYRLDGSSAFPKGNQTAGFPAVSAAWLVSNEDFLKDNDVVDNLKLRLSYGVTGTQDIGASRFLGLFSLTTQYNLLPGATPYQLPNPLLTWESKHQYNAGVDIGLFKRLALTFDAYHNVTKDLLLQVSQPLSIGFEQRWENSGQVINDGVELGINAAVIKSRNFEWNSDLSVNFNSNKLKELPGEIIRTGAWSISQIYRNEGNLYEFYMPKWRGVDAETGAPLWEKLIKDEDGMVVARETTTEYSQATLQEVGSALPKYQGGFNNSFRYKNFGLRVNTYFNYGNKVFSNNLRFVMNDGHEPYYNQISLPDDAVVWTHPGHVATEPSPQNSANSTETSTRYLKDGSYFTIRNVALSYELPKSVVGKLKFEGVTISLTADNVYTFSNFLGQDPQTTVTPGENVTPGVSDFKYPNNRQYLININCRF, encoded by the coding sequence ATGAAGCTTTCAATTATTTTAACGGTGCTCACCTGCTTCCAGATACAGGCTGCGGTTTTTTCGCAGCAGGTTAGCCTTGCTGTAAGGAAGGCGCCGCTGGAAAAAGTAATAAAGGAGATAAGAAAGCAAAGTGGCTATGCCTTTTTCTACGACTCTGAATACCTGAAAAAAGCAAACCCTGTGAGTATTGATGTAAAGAAGGTTTCGGTAGAACAGGCTCTTGAGAAAGCCTTTTCAGGACAGCCCTTTACCTGGGAAATTGTCGACAAGATCATCATTATTAAACCTGCAGTGGTCAAAGAAAAGCCGGTGAACAGCACCGCTCCTGCGCAGGTCAGGGGCAGGATTACGGATGAGAAGGGCGAGCCTCTGCCTGGCGCTACTGTCAAGGTAAAGGGGGTAAACCAGGCGGTCGCAGCAGATGTTAACGGGATCTTTACTCTCAGAAACGTCAATGACAATGCGGTGCTCGTCGTTTCTTATACGGGCTTTCTTACTGTGGAGGTTCCATTAAACGGACGGATCGAGTTGATGATCGCATTAAAGGAAGATCTGCAGGATCTGAGTGAGGTAGTGGTTGTGGGATACAGTAACCGGAGGAGAAGTGAATTAACCAGTGCGGTAAGCACTGTCTCCTCTGAAGAGCTGCATGACGTGACATCCAACAACGTGGGTTCTATGCTTCAGGGTAAGGTTGCCGGTCTGCAGGTAATCAACAGCTCGGGAGCACCCGGGGCAGCGCCTGAGATCAGGCTACGCGGTGTTTCGTCTGTTAATGCTACTCAGAAGCCTCTTACCGTTGTTGACGGGATTATCGGGGGCAACTACGACCCGAATGATGTGGAAAACATTACAGTACTAAAAGATGCGGGTGCAACGGCGATGTATGGCTCGCAGGCAAATGCAGGAGTCATTATCATCACCACGAAGAGCGCTAAGTCTGATAAGACTCATTTTGAGGCTAAGATAACTACCGGATACCGTACTGCTGATTTCGGTAAAATGGATATGATGAGCGGCAGTGAGCTTTATGAGCACCAGAAGGAGTTTTACCGCGACTATATCGTTGGAGCCACTGATAACTCTTACAAGTTAGACATAGTAAAGTTCTACAGCGAAAGGCCGCTTGAACTACGCAGTCAGAATTATAATTGGGTGGACGAGTCGTTCAAGCCTGCGCCAATGTATAATTTCTATTTTTCTGCGAGAGGAAAAACAGAGAAGAACGATTATTATGCGGGGGCTTCCTATTACAAAGAGGAAGGAACTTTTATGAACACTGGTTTCCAGCGCCTGAATCTGAGGGCGAACTCAACTTACCACTTTTCGAAGAAGCTGAATGTGACAAACAACGTTAACCTGAGCGGTTCAATAGGCAAGAGCTATGATTATATGGATGTTTATTATTCCTTTCTGAATATGCCCTGGGATAACCCCTATGACACAAATGGAAACTCAGTTTATGTTGACGGAAACTCCGCTTTCAAATGGTGGTCGAGGGATAAGGTGAACCCGGTTCATACAGTGAATAATTCTGATCACTCAACAAAGGGTTTTGATCTGAATTATGACTTTGCAGCGAACTATACGATTAACAAATGGCTGATCTTCTCCAGCTCTAATCGTTTTGCGGCCGGCTTTAACAAGGGAGTGAATTATGTTTCGCCTCTTGCTGCGGGAACTTATCATAACACCGGTTACCTCGATGAGCTGAATACGATCAATTACGGACTAATATCCAATAATCTGCTCAAGTTTAACTTCGAGCTGGGCGACCATAGCATTAATGGTTTGGCCGGCGTTGCGTTTGAGAATAGTAAAACAGAGCTTTCCGGCGCATCGGGGCGCGGTTTACCTGAAGGACTTAAGGTTCTGGACGTCATTTCAAGTAATCAGCTGGTAAACGGGTCAAATAACAGAGCCATTATCCAGTCGTTCATCTCGCAACTGAACTACAGTTATAAGAATAAGTATATGTTTACCGGCTCGTACCGGCTTGACGGATCTTCCGCATTTCCAAAGGGAAACCAGACTGCCGGCTTTCCCGCTGTTTCTGCAGCCTGGCTGGTAAGCAACGAAGATTTTCTGAAAGACAACGATGTGGTGGATAACCTTAAACTTCGTTTGAGCTACGGGGTTACCGGTACACAAGACATCGGAGCATCCCGATTCCTTGGATTGTTTTCTCTGACTACTCAATATAATTTGCTGCCGGGAGCAACGCCATACCAGTTGCCTAATCCCTTGCTTACCTGGGAAAGTAAGCACCAGTATAATGCAGGTGTTGATATAGGCTTGTTTAAACGTCTTGCTTTAACGTTTGATGCCTATCATAACGTTACCAAAGACTTGCTGCTGCAGGTATCGCAGCCTCTCTCCATCGGCTTTGAACAGCGCTGGGAGAATTCGGGCCAGGTGATCAACGACGGTGTTGAGCTGGGGATCAATGCTGCTGTTATCAAGTCGCGCAATTTCGAATGGAACTCGGATCTTTCGGTAAATTTTAACAGCAATAAGTTAAAAGAACTGCCAGGTGAAATTATCAGGACCGGTGCATGGAGCATTTCCCAGATCTACCGGAATGAAGGGAACCTGTATGAGTTCTATATGCCAAAGTGGAGGGGAGTAGACGCGGAGACGGGTGCGCCATTATGGGAAAAGCTGATTAAAGATGAAGACGGAATGGTGGTAGCGCGCGAGACCACTACGGAGTATTCGCAGGCTACGTTACAGGAAGTTGGATCGGCCCTGCCAAAATACCAGGGAGGATTTAATAACAGTTTCAGGTATAAGAATTTCGGACTGCGGGTAAATACGTATTTTAACTACGGCAACAAGGTATTTAGTAATAACCTTCGCTTTGTAATGAATGACGGGCATGAGCCTTATTATAACCAGATAAGCTTGCCCGACGACGCTGTTGTATGGACCCATCCGGGGCATGTCGCCACGGAGCCGAGCCCCCAAAATTCAGCGAACTCTACAGAAACATCGACGCGATATCTTAAAGACGGCAGTTATTTTACGATCCGGAATGTCGCGCTTTCTTATGAACTGCCAAAGTCGGTGGTCGGCAAGCTGAAATTTGAGGGAGTGACGATCTCTTTGACTGCTGATAACGTGTATACATTCAGTAATTTCCTGGGACAGGATCCTCAGACAACTGTAACTCCCGGAGAGAATGTAACGCCGGGTGTGTCGGACTTTAAATATCCTAATAACAGGCAATATCTAATTAATATAAACTGCAGGTTCTAA